The following is a genomic window from Cygnus atratus isolate AKBS03 ecotype Queensland, Australia chromosome 8, CAtr_DNAZoo_HiC_assembly, whole genome shotgun sequence.
TCCTGGCATGGTTTCACGCAGACGGCTCCAGGAGGCCGCTGATAAAAAGGCTGGACGCGTTTTGCAGCTGGATGCGTGCTGGTACGGCGCTCTTCAGCTGGCGCTGCAAGGCAAGCGGCCGCGGGCAGTACAGGCAGTAAGCGGGCAGGTGCAGGGGGATCATGGGCACTGTACTGAGAGCACAGCAGATTTTACAGGTCAGGAAACCCTCACATATCACGCCTGGTACAGACGTGAGTGTTTGAACTGTTGCCCCAGAGAAATGACTCAATGTCTGCACCAGGTATGGAGTTCTGTGAAAGGGAATATAAAAAGATATTGCTAAAACTACTCAAGTTTAGTCAGACAATTAACAAGTTTAGTCAGATAATTAACAATTAAGCATCTGTTACAGCCCTAAACCTTCCTCCTGTGGGCTGGTAAAGGTTTACTGAATACACAATGATGCTTCAACTGTTTGACCTGTGGCAAACAGTGCAGTGACACACACTGTCCCTGCCACAGGAGAGGGAAACCCAGGTGAGTAACTCTCCTTTGCCAGAGACCCAGCAAAGCCAACAGCAGTGCTGGCGTGATGCTTCCCCCGTGCCAGGAGGGGTCTGGAGGCCCTGCCAGGCTGCCCCACACCCCTGGTCAGCTATGGAGCCACAGGGAGAGCTCCAGAAAACCATCACAGGCAGAGGCAGTGTTGAATCATTctttaatcacattttaatcCTCCTCATCCAGCTGCGACCAGCACggtcctgctcctcctcagcaCCCGAGCAGGACTGGGAGGGCAGCAGTGCGCCTGGTGTCTCCAAaccgctgcagcccccctggcATCACACTGGGGCACAGGGACCCCTTCTCCccactccttccctcctgctcccctccacATGGCAACAAAAGCCAAGGGCGAGTGGAAAAGGCAGGAAGGAGATGGGGgcatggggatggagaggggctgcagcctcaGATGGAGAGGTGTgactccctctcctcctcctcctcctcctcctcctgcatctGCTCGCTGGGCTGGATGTAGTTGTCCTCGATGAAGCCGTCGTCATCCTCAGCTTGCAGGCCAGTGACACTGGGTATGGGGTGGCTCTCGCCGTCACCCCAGCCTGAGGagcccctgtcccagcccaggCCCTCCTCCAAGGGGTTGCCTCCTATCGAGCTGGTTTCAGGCAGCGGCCGGTGGTGGTAGCTGACAAAGTTCTTGTGGCAGAGCTTGCACTTGGCGACCAGCGCCACCAGGATGGAGATGCTGATGGCTGTCACCAGGAAGCCCACGAGGTATGgccagctccttcctcccttccccacagGCACCgtggtggctgcagcagaggacaGGCACGTCAGGGCACCGCgggccaggctgcagcaccgcaggctgcaggagggagcgGGGAGTCTCCACCATGGGGAGGTCACCCgtgggggtgggcaggagggagctggtTCTTACTGACACAACTTACTGTCATTGTGGGTGGCTGTGGTCAGCTGCCCCGGGCTGACATCCCGAGGAAACCGCTGCTTTTTTTGGCAGCCCAGGTCCTGGGAGTCCAGAGCTGCgatgtcctgtccccacagctcTGGGGGTGATGCGCAGGTGACCTGCATGGCTGGGAGACACACAGGCCAAGGTGAGACGGGGGGTCCTCACCTGTTCCCTCCCCAGTTCAGGGAAAGTGCTTGATGGGATGCCTCACGAGGTGCTCCTGGCACTGCCCTCCAGCCTTGCTGGTCCTCAGCTAGGTGTAAGGCACAACCAGAGTTAAAAATCCCTAGCCATggagctgccagcagtgctgtgcaagTGTGTGTCCATGATTAGCAGGCTCTACTTAACTGGGCAGTGCCAAATTCATGGATACTGACAGAAACCCCACGGTCATAGGGCTGTTCTTGCCTGGGAGCTGAGCTCAGGGGGTTGAAGCCTGATCCTGCTCCTCAGGAGGAGATGCTGAATGCTCAGCAGCTTGTGAAAATCTGGTCACTTCATgcagatacatatatatatatttaggagCTGAACTGTATGTGCTGCTCATTTCCCAGAAAAATGGATTAATTACAGCTCACTGactattttccttctgcctgtcATTCCTAGAAATCTTTGATACTGTCTGTACCCGCAAGTGAGGAACTGACACTTTATGTCTCAGTTCAGTGTCCCTCAGCAGGGAGGTGAAAAAtccctgggcagcagcttcagagcctgcagaggggctggagcaAAAGGATCAAACTCCCACACGCAGGATTCCTCCTGTCTGAAACCTCTCCTGACACCCGTCCCCCGACTCACCTTGTCTGTGCTTTAGCCACTGCTGCAAGGGGTGAGCAGCACAGTCACAGACCCAGGGGTTCCCGTCCAGCTGGACCTCAGGGACAGCCTCCATCAGCTGCAGCGTCAAAGCATCCACGGACAGCAGCTCATTGCTCCGCAGGTCCAGGTGGAGAAGACCTCTCAGCGGCAGGAAGAATGGGACCTCCAGCTCTTGCAGACTGTTGTTTCTTAGGAGCAGCGTGTGCAAGCTTTCCAAGCCCTTGAAAGTGTCTGTGTGGAGATGGgtgatgctgcagctgctcacGTCCAGCAGCCGTAGTGCCCCCAGGTTGGAGAAGACAGCGGGGCTCAGTGTGAGCAGCGCATTGCCGGAGAGGTTGAGGGAgtgcagggaagggaaataCATTAAAAGTGTCCCGTGACGAGGCATAACCAAGCTGTTGAAGGAGAGGTCCAAGCCAGTGATATTTCTTGGAAGGGAGCTCGGAGCGTACAGAAGATTCTTCCCATTGCAGTTGGCCCATCCCTGGGGAAAGAGCTGCTGTCTGAGATGGGCTCTCCGAACTGGGGAGGATCTCTGGACTGAGACTGCCCAGAAGTTCAGATGTCTTAATTAATTACCCTTTCAGAGCTTAGCAAAGCAAAGACACAAACGGGTGCAAAAATACATAAGCTACCAGCTTGATGTGAGCCAGGATAAGCAGAGATAGAAACCAGCCCATCCCCATTCCTGGTGCAGTTGCTACCTGGGGTCACCTTGCAGCAGGCGCCAGATCCTCACCTCCAGCCCCCTGTGGGGAGCTCCCCACTGggcagaaagcaagagaaggcaggcagcagctgctgcaggggcatCGCTGCTCCATTGCCCACACACGCTCATGACAAGGACCAGTGCATCTGCCACGCTGCTGTGATCACCTGgtggtgctgtgcctgcagggccTTTGCtttatgtcattatttttttttatgtaaagcCACAAATCTGGCATTATGTCAGGGTTCTCAGCAGCTCTACCTCGCAGATCTTTGTGCCTCCccgcagcaccagcagcagccccctcccagctctgcagcccatgccaggagcagctcctcaggCCCCGTGCGGGGATACAGCACCCacacctccagccctgcctgcttcTGTAGCCACATGGTAAATAGTGGCCTAGTCCACATTGCCTGCATCTCTACTAGAGAATAAAACAGACTGGAGGCCACTCTCTGTCCCAGAAGGCCAGCAGTCCATGCTGGATAGATCCATCAACCCAAGCGGATggatttccttttccctccaaaaAATGATGTGGTCAAATTCAAGCTGGtttggggagcagccccagcacacgTTACTCCTGCCTGGGCATTACCAGGGACATGGCTTGCTGGCTGGGAGGGAAGCTGCCAGAGATATAACACTGCCAAGGCACTGCTGTTATTTACTATCAGAGCCGCACGTGGGTGTCCCATGCTGGACACTTGCTGTAGCCCTTGGTCCCAGGTTTCCAGtcaggctgctctccagctagCAGGCTTTTCCATTCCTCCACCTCCCGCATGGCCACCCCTCCTTCCATCCTCCCGTTCTCCCAAATCTCCTGCCAGGCCCTTCTGTCCCCACTTGCCAGAGACATGGGTGGGCACTTACAAACCCAGGCTGACAAGGACTGGATGGTGCCGGGGCTGAGCCGCGGTGGCACCGCACAGGCACAGTGCTGAGCTCGCACAGCGCAGgcttggggctgctggggacaagGGTCCTGCTTTGAGAGCTCCCTATCTGCCATGCTGCAGCCTCAGTCAGTCCCTGCGTCACCGCACACGGGAGCAGGGACCAAGGGGCTCCCAGGAGGTGACACACACCCCGTACAGACCAGATTTGGGCTGGGAGCCTCTCGGGGTCatgcctgctgctgcatggCTGCTCAGGGGCGGTCGcggtgctgcagctgagcaaTCCCCAGAGCCAGCAACACGGCAGCCCGGGCAAGTCCCCGCCAGCCCTGGCATGCTCCAACAACCAGCAGGGACAAGGCCACCCCGAGCCCACCCCCAAGCCCCCGTCCCCTACCTGGAGGTCAAGGCTGCAGGGGTGTCCCGCCACCGCCGCTGCCCAGGCGCAGAGCAGGCCGCAGACACCGAGCAGGCCAGCAGGAGCCATTTGGCTCCAGGAAGCTGCCGggcagaaaaacaagtttgaGGGTGGGTGGCGGAGCCGACCGTGCCGGTGAGGCGCGGTGGTGACGGGGGACGCCCACCCCCGGCCAGGCCACAGCCACCACGACGCCCCACGGTGCCGCTCACCCGGGGCCAGCCCGGCGGCCGCGCTTGCTGCCGCGGGCCGTGAGGCACAGGGCAAGGTGGTGGCGCAGGTTATACATTAACCACCACGCCTCGCCgccccaggggctgctctggggagaggcaggctCCTGGCCGGGTGGCTGTGACAGAGCAGGAGGTGGGCATGGAGGTGGCACCTCAGGAGGGTCGCGCTCAGGGGAGCAGCTTGAGGACGGCTGACCCTGGGGCTGCCTGCCAGCCGTGCCCTGGAGTCAGCGAAAACCAGGGAAATGATCCTCAGGGAAAGTGTTTCCCAGCCACCTGTCCTTGATCTCGCCAATGTGGGGTAAATGCAACACAGACGGGcaccctgcctcctcctgctctgccgATGCAatgggcaggctggggatgccAGTGGCACCGTCATGCAGCAGCACCATCACACAGAGGCATCGTCATGCAGCAGCATCGTCACGCAGCAGCCCCAATGCTGGCGGCAGCCGTGAACCTGGCCTTGCAGGGTGTCTCCAGGGCCTGCtgtgcacagaaaacagagcaaaccGCCAGAAAGGCAGGGCTAGGAAATGCTGCTGAGGCGGCCTGTAGGTGGACTCGCAGGGTGTTTGCGTTTCCTATCAGGAAACGTATCAGCGCATTATGGTTTCTGGCATGCAGTGCCTTGGATTAGAACATGCAAATGATAACAGAAAGGGGTATTTttgtcactatttttttttagtacattATGATTCAGCAAAAATGTTCAAGTCTGTGAATCCAATACAAACCAAGGTGCGGTGGAACCACCCTGTGGTCCTATGGCTCTGTGTTAGAGGAGAGCAAGTGTGGTGGGCACGGCTGCACCAGGCTTGCTGGTTCCTTGTCTGGAGCTGCAGAGTCCTTGCTGAGTGTCCCCACGAAACCTCCCAGAGAGGTCTCCTACCCTGCCTCCGACCCAGGGCATTTGTGCAGATACAAACCTCTTCTCCAGAAAAAATGCAAGGGGATAAATAAGATTGGGTTCGATCCCTTGGTGGATCCCTGAGATGTGTTCATCGCCTGGTGTGAGAGCTGATGGCTAAATGGATCTAACTCCCCAAAAGACTAGAGCAATGCCTGGTCTTAGTCCCTTCCTGCAGTAAGTGGAGCCGTGCCTTGCTCCCTGGAGGAGCGCGCTGCAAGGCCCGTGTTTGCAGTGTCCCCACAAAGTGTGCTTGTTCCACGTCAATAATCCCTTCATCACAGTGGTTCCTCATGTCAGACAACGTTTCACAAAGTGCTTCATAGATTATTGTTCTGCCTGCATGGCCACGCTGCTGTGACCGCAGAGCGTGCTGCCTGTCTCCAACACAGATAAGCACAAGGTGGCACAATGGCAATCACAGTCCTGAGCGTGACTGACCTCTACTGCCAGTAAACTATGGGAAGCAgccatttatttatgttttcatcTGCCTAtcccccttcctgcagctgtaTTGAGTGCATGGATGAATCCCTGACCCAGAGTTTTTGCAAATCAGCTTTGGGTTTGACAGGCAAAGCTGGACAACGCAGTCCCCGTGAGTGCAGAGAGACGGCACTGACTGCAGGAGGAACCGGCTGCAGTTGCCCAGCCCACATGGGGCAGCCAGGCTTCTGGACATGCACTCGTTGTTTAAATTACAGACATGCCCCAGGATC
Proteins encoded in this region:
- the C8H1orf210 gene encoding type III endosome membrane protein TEMP; the encoded protein is MAPAGLLGVCGLLCAWAAAVAGHPCSLDLQGWANCNGKNLLYAPSSLPRNITGLDLSFNSLVMPRHGTLLMYFPSLHSLNLSGNALLTLSPAVFSNLGALRLLDVSSCSITHLHTDTFKGLESLHTLLLRNNSLQELEVPFFLPLRGLLHLDLRSNELLSVDALTLQLMEAVPEVQLDGNPWVCDCAAHPLQQWLKHRQAMQVTCASPPELWGQDIAALDSQDLGCQKKQRFPRDVSPGQLTTATHNDTTTVPVGKGGRSWPYLVGFLVTAISISILVALVAKCKLCHKNFVSYHHRPLPETSSIGGNPLEEGLGWDRGSSGWGDGESHPIPSVTGLQAEDDDGFIEDNYIQPSEQMQEEEEEEEERESHLSI